A region of Pempheris klunzingeri isolate RE-2024b chromosome 15, fPemKlu1.hap1, whole genome shotgun sequence DNA encodes the following proteins:
- the ftr67 gene encoding finTRIM family, member 67: MAQAGVVLDKDQFNCSICLDVLKDPVTIPCGHSYCSGCIQNYWDQDDYLGVFVCPQCRQNFNPRPPLARNTMLADVVEKFKKTGFQEATTPSSQSFAEADDVECDVCTGRKNKAVKSCLVCLASYCDVHVQPHYESAAFKKHKLVSASKKLQETICGRHDKLLEVYCRTDNQCICYLCLTDEHKGHDTVLVEAEIQQKQRQLGDMKQSSQHRIHQREKEAQELRQAIFSLTRSARAAAEETDAVFSELIRSIELKRFEVRELIKAQEKMAVSQAEQLLEKIQKEIAELKKNEAELDKLSHADDHIHFLQSCQTLHAPPVLSALPSVTADPNHTFGPVMIAVSDFKGLVQEVCQGGFVCIYERVRNVVIVGPSNPTAQLETTQAQDGESAVQMEATLMIPPSGLDQTPVSPLNPFLTPGPAGPTFTFSPFGSRLSTGSRQRHLQRRAHPRRK; this comes from the exons ATGGCTCAAGCCGGAGTGGTCCTGGACAAGGACCAGTTCAACTGCTCCATATGTCTGGACGTGCTGAAGGACCCTGTGACCATCCCGTGCGGACACAGCTACTGCTCGGGCTGCATCCAGAACTACTGGGACCAGGACGACTACTTGGGGGTCTTCGTGTGCCCGCAATGCAGGCAGAACTTCAACCCGAGGCCTCCGCTCGCCAGAAACACCATGCTGGCCGACGTGGTGGAGAAATTCAAAAAGACCGGATTCCAAGAGGCCACGACGCCCTCAAGCCAAAGCTTTGCTGAGGCCGACGACGTGGAGTGCGACGTCTGCACcgggaggaaaaacaaagctgtgaaaTCCTGCCTGGTGTGTCTGGCCTCCTACTGCGACGTCCACGTCCAGCCCCATTACGAATCTGCTGCTttcaagaaacacaagctggtgtCGGCCTCCAAAAAGCTCCAGGAGACGATCTGTGGCCGACACGACAAGCTGCTGGAGGTGTACTGCCGCACCGACAACCAGTGCATCTGTTACCTGTGTCTGACGGATGAACACAAGGGCCACGACACGGTGCTGGTGGAGgcagaaatacaacagaagCAG AGGCAGCTTGGTGACATGAAGCAGAGCTCTCAGCACAGGATTCATCAAAGGGAAAAGGAGGCACAGGAGCTGAGACaagccattttctctctcact CGCTCTGCTCGGGCAGCAGCCGAGGAGACCGACGCCGTCTTTAGTGAACTGATTCGGTCGATCGAGCTGAAGCGCTTCGAGGTGAGAGAGCTGATCAAAGCCCAGGAGAAGATGGCCGTCAGTCAGGCTGAACAGCTGCTGGAGAAGATCCAGAAGGAGATTGCTGAGCTGAAGAAGAATGAGGCTGAACTTGATAAACTTTCCCACGCGGACGACCACATCCATTTCCTTCAG agctgtcagactCTCCATGCTCCACCTGTGCTGTCAGCTTTGCCTTCAGTCACCGCTGACCCCAACCACACCTTCGGCCCGGTGATGATAGCTGTGTCAGATTTTAAGGGACTGGTTCAGGAGGTCTGTCAGGGAGGATTTGTCTGCATCTACGAGAGAG TGAGAAATGTAGTTATAGTGGGTCCTTCAAATCCTACTGCACAGCTAGAAACGACACAGGCCCAGGATGGTGAGTCAGCCGTACAGATGGAAGCAACACTAA TGATCCCTCCGTCCGGCCTGGACCAAACTCCTGTGAGCCCTCTCAACCCTTTCCTCACTCCAGGACCTGCTGGGCCCACCTTTACCTTCTCACCATTTG GCTCCAGACTCTCCACAGGATCCAGACAGAGGCACCTTCAGCGACGGGCTCACCCCAGGAGGAAATAG